The segment ACAACCCCTTTATAAAGGGGTTGTATGGAGTTATTTTTGTAATTTAGTAGGTGTTTATTTAGTGATATTTTAGATAAAAATTATTAGAGGTTCTAAGGGTGTTTTTTCTTAACTTAACGGCATTGGGGGACAAGATACCAATTAATTGTAAATTGAATTACATCTCAAAGGTTGAAACTTCACTTTTTTCTAATGTTGTTTTTACGGTGGCAGCTTCGCATTTCTTACTTTGTTTCAAAAATACATTTACTTTATTTAATATAGAAAACTTAAGTTCCCTAAAAAAGGTACTTTATAGATAAATTTATATCAATTTATCTATTATTTTTTGTTTCCTATCTTCTGTCGACAGTTCATAATATTAAAAATTAATTATCTAACAGTAGTCTTATAATAAATCAAAAATATATAATTGAATAAGCATTTTCTGTATTCTATAAGATATAATAAGATTTAGAATCTTTATTCCATTATTATAGAACTGTATTTTACTTTTATTCAAAAGGGCATTTATATGAAGAATTTAAAAAACATAAAAATATTATATATAGATGACGAACAATTTATTAGAGAAGATGCTGTTGAGTATCTTAGTTTTTACTGTGATAATGTATACGAAGCAAGTGACGGATTAGATGGATTAGAGAAGTATAAAGAGCTAAAGCCTGATATTATTATAACAGATATAAAAATGCCAAAATTAAATGGTATTGAGATGATAAAAGAGATACGAAAAAGTGATAAAAATACTAAAATTATCATTGCTACTGCATTTTTAGAAACTTCATATTTACTTGAAGCAATAGAACTTGGACTTATAAAATATCTTGTAAAACCTATAATGGAAGATGCTTTATTACCTGTACTTGAAAGCTGTACAGATGATATTATCCAAAAGTCTTCTATATTTAATATTTGTGGTGGATATAAATTTGACATATTAAACCAAACACTTTTTTTAAATAAAGAACAAATATCACTTACAAAGAAAGAATTACATTTTTTAGAACTATTAATAAAAAACTCTAAACGTGCAGTAAAATATGATGAGTTTAGTAGCTACGTTTGGGATGGATATATGACTGAAGATGCTTTACGTGCTATTGTGCGAGAACTTAGAAAAAAAATTTCTAAACAGAGTATAAAAAATATATCTGGTATTGGATACCAAATTAATTTAATAGGCTAAAAAATGTATAGATATTTATTGATGTTATTAATGTTTTTTTCAACTCTTTATTCAAATGATCCTATACAACCACTGCCTAAAACAGTTAAATATGATAGAGAAAAAGCACTTCTTGGTAAAAAACTCTATTTTGACCCAATTTTATCAAGGGATAATACAATATCCTGTGCAAGCTGCCATAACCTTGACCTAGCTGGAGTAGATAACCTTCAATTTTCTTATGGAATAAAAGGGCAAAAAGGAATCATCAATACTCCTACTGTGTTAAATTCAATATTCAACTTTAGACAAATGTGGGATGGAAGAACAAAAACATTAACCCATCAAGTACAATTTCCTATAACCAATCCATTAGAAATGGGAAATAGTTTTGAAAACCTTATTAAAACATTGAAAAAAAAATCTTATTATAACAATACATTTAATGCTCTTTATTCAAATGGAATTACTAAAGAAAATATTGGTGATGCCTTAGAAGAGTTTCAAAAAACACTTATAACTCCAAGTACATTTGATGATTATCTAAGAGGCAATAAAAATGCTATTACTGAAAATCAGAAAAAAGGATTTGAACTTTTTAATAAAAAAGGGTGTGTTTCTTGCCATAATGGTATAAATATAGGCGGTGGTCTTTATGCCCAATTTGGTTTAACAAATGAAGCCATTGCAAAAAACTTGATAAATGAAAATACAGATAATAATTCCTTTAAGAATGGATATAATCCAGACTTAGGTCTTTATAATATAACAAAAAACGATTTTGATAAATTCTATTTTAAAGTACCAACATTAAGAAATGTAGCTCTAACATATCCATATTTACACAATGGTCGGATAAAAACTTTAAATGAAGCTATAAGTTCAATTGCAAAAGCTCAATTGGGCTTAGACCTAACAAAAGAAGAAACTTTTTTAATTGAAGAGTTTTTAAAATCTTTAAGTGGCAAAGTAACAATAATAGAATGAAAGAATATTTAATAAAAAACAATATCTATATAGTTTTGATAACTTTACTTATACTTTTTTTCCTAATGATTTATACAATTGTTGTACATAAAAAATATACGCAACTCTTTTTTGAACACAATGATCAAATAAATACAATTATAGCTCTAAACAATAAACTTAATAGTTATATTTTAGGTAATAGTGCTGTTAATAATTTTGATGTCTTAAATAAAGATATAGATAGAAGTTTAGAATCTATTGAAAAATTAAAAAATGATGCAATACTAACTAAATTTCAAAATTCATATATAAAAGCATTAGATGATTTATATACTAAATTTAATAAAAAAATCATCTGGTTAGAAAGATTCAAAGCAAGAAGAGCAACAAATAAACAAACAATTTCTATTATTTTAGATAGATCACATAATGAGCTTTTAAACTTTGATATTCAGACAAAAAATAAACTCAATAATATAAGAATCGATATATTAGAAAAAATTGAGCAAAATAGTTTTTACAATATTGATGTTGTTAAGCATTATGATCTAGAATTAGATAATAGTTTTTTAATAAATTTTTTAAATAAGGTTAAAGCACTCCAAAAAAGCATTAACTTTCAATTAAAATATCAAGATATTGCTATAAATCATAGTATAGATAAGCTCCTAAAAGAAACTAAGAACTTGCTGTTTCAACAAAGAGAAAAAGCACAACATAGTGTCTATATAAGTTTAAATATATTATATGTACTAGTAACAATATTCTTAATACTTTTTACACTATTTTATAGAAAACTACAACTATCACAAAAACAATTACAAAATCTTACATATCAAAGTAAACTTGCATCAATGGGAGAAATGATAGGTAATATTGCGCACCAATGGAGACAACCACTAACCCATATTTCATATATATTAATGAATATAAAAACTGCATATGAAAAAGATAAGTTAACACCGGAGTACTTTGAAAAAAAATCAAAACTAGCAAACTCTCAAATAAAATATCTCTCAGATACAATTGATGATTTTAGAGACTTTTTCAAAAATACAAATCAAAAAGAATTTTTTAATTTAAGTGTTTCTATAAAAGAGGTGACAAATCTTTTAAAAGATAGTTTTAAATCTCATAATATAAATATTGAGTATAATTTAGATGATGCTATCTCTATAAAAGCTTATAGAGGTGAATTTTTACAAGTGCTTTTTAATATTCTTAATAATGCAAAAGATGAATTTATAAAAAAAGAACTAATAAATGCAAAACTAATAATAAAAACTTATACAAAAAAAGACACCATAAAAATTGAAATAAGCGACAATGCTGGTGGCATAAAAAATGAGCTACTTGAAAAGATATTTGAACCATATTTTACTACAAAAGATAAAGGATTAGGTATTGGGCTTTATATGTCAAAGATTATTGTTGAAAAGAGTGATGCTAGATTAGAAGTTCAAAATATTAAAGCTGGGGCTTCATTTATTATTATATTTAAAAAGTAAATTTTAATTTTTAGAAAAATTTTATTTTCTCATAATTTCCACATTTTTTTTTCTTATACTTCTTAATAAAACATTTTAAGGAGAGAAAATGAAAAAAGCTATGGTTTTAGTAACAGTTTTATTTGCAGGAGTAAGTGCTTTTGCAATGTCAGATTCAGAACTTTTAAAAAAAGCTGGCGATGCTGGTCTTAAAGCAATCCCAACTAGTCAATTAGAAATATTAAAACTTGTGGATAACCCAAAAAATCCAATTACAGATGCAAAAATTGAGCTTGGTAAAAAACTTTATTTTGATCCAAGACTTTCAAAAAGTGGAATTATTTCATGTAATACATGTCATAACTTAGGAATGGGTGGAGTTGATGGTGTAGGTGCAGCAGTAGGTCATAAATGGACTCCAAATCCAGCACACTTAAATTCACCAACTGTTTATAACTCAGTATTAAATAAAGCACAATTTTGGGACGGAAGAGATCCTCACTTAGAAGCTCAAGCACAAGGACCTATTCAAGCAGGTCCAGAAATGGCTGCGCCAAAAGGTTTAGTTGAAAAAAGAGTTCTTTCTATGCCTGCATATGTACAAGAGTTCAAAAAAGCTTATGGAGATAATGTAAAAATTGATTTTTCACTAATTACTGACACTATTGCAGTATTTGAAAGAAAATTAATTACTCCTTCAAGATATGATGCATTTTTAAATGGAAATATGAATGCTTTAACTCCAAGTGAAAAAGAAGGCATGACTATATTTATTGACAAAGGATGTGCTTCTTGTCACAATGATATTGGTCTTGGTGGAACTATGATGCCATTTGATGCTAAAAAATATAATCTTAATGTAGGTGGATTTACTGGTACAAAAGATGGCATGGTTAAAACTCCAACACTAAGAAATATTGAAGAAACTGCTCCATATTTCCATAATGGAAATGTATGGTCTTTAAAACAAGCAGTAAAATTAATGGGTGATATTCAACTTGATATGAAAATCTCTGATAAAGATACTGATAAGATTGTAACTTTTTT is part of the Arcobacter sp. F2176 genome and harbors:
- a CDS encoding response regulator transcription factor, with translation MKNLKNIKILYIDDEQFIREDAVEYLSFYCDNVYEASDGLDGLEKYKELKPDIIITDIKMPKLNGIEMIKEIRKSDKNTKIIIATAFLETSYLLEAIELGLIKYLVKPIMEDALLPVLESCTDDIIQKSSIFNICGGYKFDILNQTLFLNKEQISLTKKELHFLELLIKNSKRAVKYDEFSSYVWDGYMTEDALRAIVRELRKKISKQSIKNISGIGYQINLIG
- a CDS encoding cytochrome-c peroxidase, which produces MYRYLLMLLMFFSTLYSNDPIQPLPKTVKYDREKALLGKKLYFDPILSRDNTISCASCHNLDLAGVDNLQFSYGIKGQKGIINTPTVLNSIFNFRQMWDGRTKTLTHQVQFPITNPLEMGNSFENLIKTLKKKSYYNNTFNALYSNGITKENIGDALEEFQKTLITPSTFDDYLRGNKNAITENQKKGFELFNKKGCVSCHNGINIGGGLYAQFGLTNEAIAKNLINENTDNNSFKNGYNPDLGLYNITKNDFDKFYFKVPTLRNVALTYPYLHNGRIKTLNEAISSIAKAQLGLDLTKEETFLIEEFLKSLSGKVTIIE
- a CDS encoding ATP-binding protein, which gives rise to MIYTIVVHKKYTQLFFEHNDQINTIIALNNKLNSYILGNSAVNNFDVLNKDIDRSLESIEKLKNDAILTKFQNSYIKALDDLYTKFNKKIIWLERFKARRATNKQTISIILDRSHNELLNFDIQTKNKLNNIRIDILEKIEQNSFYNIDVVKHYDLELDNSFLINFLNKVKALQKSINFQLKYQDIAINHSIDKLLKETKNLLFQQREKAQHSVYISLNILYVLVTIFLILFTLFYRKLQLSQKQLQNLTYQSKLASMGEMIGNIAHQWRQPLTHISYILMNIKTAYEKDKLTPEYFEKKSKLANSQIKYLSDTIDDFRDFFKNTNQKEFFNLSVSIKEVTNLLKDSFKSHNINIEYNLDDAISIKAYRGEFLQVLFNILNNAKDEFIKKELINAKLIIKTYTKKDTIKIEISDNAGGIKNELLEKIFEPYFTTKDKGLGIGLYMSKIIVEKSDARLEVQNIKAGASFIIIFKK
- a CDS encoding cytochrome-c peroxidase encodes the protein MKKAMVLVTVLFAGVSAFAMSDSELLKKAGDAGLKAIPTSQLEILKLVDNPKNPITDAKIELGKKLYFDPRLSKSGIISCNTCHNLGMGGVDGVGAAVGHKWTPNPAHLNSPTVYNSVLNKAQFWDGRDPHLEAQAQGPIQAGPEMAAPKGLVEKRVLSMPAYVQEFKKAYGDNVKIDFSLITDTIAVFERKLITPSRYDAFLNGNMNALTPSEKEGMTIFIDKGCASCHNDIGLGGTMMPFDAKKYNLNVGGFTGTKDGMVKTPTLRNIEETAPYFHNGNVWSLKQAVKLMGDIQLDMKISDKDTDKIVTFLNALTGVKPDISYPQLPVITEKTPKPDMN